The sequence TGAACAAAGAGACAGTTGCTTTATCTAAAGGGATCTTTATGAGGACCCCCTCACCAATAGACCTGTGTGAGCACTATTGAAGCTAAACACTTACACAGGAGGCAAAGTTTGCCTTGATAGACAAATGCCTTCTCACACATTTTAGAAGATTAGGCTGCAGGTCGACTTGGCCCTACATTGAAGAGAGAatgttctttccaattttcaaTAGTTTCTCTTGTTTTCACTTCACTGTCAAGTACTAGCCTTGGAAAAAACAGTCTCCCGGGAAGGTTTTATACCCATAACAAAAGTATGGCTCCAGGAATTTAACATGTTTATACGACAGTGAGATTTTATTGTCCCGTCAATCAGGCCCGTTGGGTGCCACGTATCCTGGGGAATGTAATTCTGAAGAATTCTTTGTATTAACTTTTTGATCTttcattctgtaaacaattagcattAAGGGTATTTAAGATTCTCTGCTGTGACTGGTCTTCACACACATGATCCTAAAGAGAGGTGTTATGTGTCCAggcttattctgtaaacaataaacccatatttctttTGTAATCACTGTGTCTTGGAGTCTTGAAATATATGTGGGTAAGTGGCAACAGAGGAACGTAtaaattggcagcagagtactattaaaaAATTTCCCTATCACtttacactagagatgggcacaaaccaggaaaaaaatgcacCATGCGGTTTGTgcggttcgtcacgtttcatgaaccacaaactttcacaaacctgccctggttcacgaatcagttcattttgattcatgaaaatgtcTCTTCCAGGCCACCAAATCactacttccaggtcagcagaaggtctgcaggaagtccatcctgtgttgcctaggaaactgattgatcggctccaggctgtctgcagtgatgaactgaaaaagaaccaaacgaaccagcctaaagttcatggcggttcatcagaaatgggatctgacgagccactggttcacaaaccacaaaccagcctggttcatcacgaattttggttcgtatttcggttcattcCATCTTTACTTTACACCCATCTAGATCAGTTCTGAAATTGTGCtcggcagcagttctccagtgaCTCAGGCAGAGAATGGCCCTTCTTGTCCCCCCTGCTCTTCTTTCTATCCTTTGTCTGCCAGGgaatgaacctggaaccttctgcatgtgaGACAGAGGCATTGCCACTGAGCTATGACCTTTCTTCAGGgcccagctccagcccccacgcTTACATTCATGGAACAAAAGAACAAAATCAAAGCGGTTAAAAATGACTGACAGTAAAATTAAATGCCTAACACGGTTGTTAaaataatcacagcataaaagAGTATTAAAATAGTAAAACAACAGCCAAAAAAACTCCTCTTATTGGAAACAAGAGCAACCTTAAAACCAAGCAATCGATACCATACATAAATCATTACCAAGCACAGCTAAAATGCTAAAAGTGGCATTGAAGCATAAGAAAGGTCAAACACAATGGGGCAAATTTCCCAAACAAAGAGACTTAAGAAAAGGCTggagttagggctgccaactgcaggttgggaaatagGTGAAAATCTGGGGGTGctccctggggagggtggggtttggggaaaagggggacctcagtggggtataatgccgtagaatccaccctccaaagccatattctccagggaaactgatttctgtcacctggagatggattgtaattctgggaaatctccagggtGGTTGGCAACTGTTGCTGGAGTAAACTAAACACTTTTTAAGTTGGTGCTGAAAATGCAATAGAGTCACATCCACTAAGCAGCTGGGAAGGGGAGTGGACAGCAGAGATGTTCCTGTATCAGAATGTAGGAATGTGGAGTCCCTGACAATTCTCATGTTACGTTTTCTTCATTCATAACAGTGCAATCTTTCACCCCCACCAAGTGACCTTATGACCAAAATATGTTCCCTGTTCCCAGACTTTAGAAGAAGCTTAGTGCTAAAGCACACGAGACggattacacgaggacactccaGTGAAAGAAGATGCAATGTtcgctgggaagtgtagtttgaatttcacctttctctTCAAAGCCAGCTAGATCATtcttaatttcacctctctacagagatgACAAAGAtctctcttcagagggtttgttcatttcctctttgcctccccaaaggctctgtcaaactatgcttcctggctaacattgcgtcttccttcacttgagcgtcctcgtgtaattcatctcgtgtagtttagctcttcgTCATTACCTGCTCAATCACAGAAATATGTTGACAATTCCATGAGGAGTTATCAACATTTTCTACCGCTCCTGTGTGGATAGTAAAAATACCAAGAGATGTAAAGCTAGAAAAATTTGAGGGTGAGGGGTGGGGTACAAAATGCCATACCACCACCAACTCTCCTCAAAATTCTAAGGTTTGGAAACTTTTCAGGCCATAGTTGGAATCAGAACGCTAGATCAGATGTTCTCAACTCACAGGGCTCTTCTCCTAGACTTACTCTCTCCGTGTTTTAATTTTCACAGACCTGAATGGGATGTCCTTTATTTTCCCTGAAGAGGGTGACTCCTACGTTACTCTGAAGTCTGTCCAAGGAATTACCCTTCAAAACTTCACCATATGCCTGAGATGTTTCACCAACTTGTTCAAGCAGTACGCCCTTTTCTCTTCTGCCACCAAAGACCAGGACAGAGACATCGTTATTTATAAGCGTTACACTGGGCGGGGAGAATATCCACAGTATGTTGTCTGCattggggggaaagaggtggtcttCAGAGTTCCAGATTCCTTTCTGCGCTGGCAGTCCAGCTGCGTCACCTGGGACTCAGAGACAGGGGTGATCACTCTCTGGGTGGACGGCTACACCCTGGCAAGGAGAGTTGTGCAGAAGGGTTATTTCATTGAAACCAACGGTCTGGTTATATTGGGGAAATACAATTTCTGTTCACCGTACGGTAGCACAGCAACATTCTTCAGTGGGGAGATTAAAGATGTATACATGTGGAATGTCACCATCTCTGTGATGGATCTGACTATGACCTCCTGGGACTCCCAGTCTGTGTCTCCCATCATCAACTGGAGAGACCTGCAGTTTGAGATTACGGGCAATGTGACCCTTATCTGACCATGAGCAGAAACACAGCCTTGGCTTCCTCCTTCCCCATTGCTCCATGTTTTTAAATCCTTTGCTATTCTCTGTCCAGCACTGGGAATACCTACTGCCATCTCCTCAACTGCTTCCCATTCccttgctactggactcttttctattttgtgactacagactaacacggctaactcctctggttctatggccatggaaagcaccacattcagccgaatggagaggaaatccatcaacctcatgaagaaactggaataaatacaaacagatgttgcatctactccccctctcccctctccacctatatatctgaccagtttcgtcttacccttcatgcatctgacgaagagaactgtgattctcgaaagcttacgctacagtaaagttggttagtcttaaaggtgccactggactcttttctatctcaTTCCCTTGCTGAAACCAGTCTGCTCACTCCTGCCCAGTGCAGTCACTCATCGTTCCAACTATGAGATACCGCTTTCCAAAACCCTGCTCTGTTCTCTTTCTGCACGTGGCACACATCCCTAGCTCTGAATGTCTATGCTGCAACCTATCTTTCTGCCCTTATTTCCCCAAATATCCCTGGCCTTTGGAGAaatctctgctggatcagaccaatggcccatctagtcctTTGTTACACAGTGGCTgaccagttattctggagggccagcaaCGTGGCagagaggccttcccctgaagttgcctcctggcactggtatacCGAGGTTGACTGCTGCtcaatgtggaggttccctttacttacTTCGGCAAGTACCTACTGATAACACCACTCTCCAAGAATCTGTCTAGTCTCCTTTTAAAACAGTCTGTGCCTGTGAccatcactatatcctctggcagtgaattccacgctcattgggtaattttttttttatttatggcatttataaatatttatatctaGCAAAAAAGcccgttgtaggaaaaaatacaacagactctagaaagctggggagggGTGGCAGGTGGGACAGGCTGGGGCAGGCTGAGAGgctgggtgggggctggggagggctagCAGGCAGGGGACGGCGGGCAGGTGGGGCCTGAGGAGGACTGACGGAGGGGGAGCTGAGGACCGTGGCTTTGGAGGTCAGCAGGTGACTCGCCCTTGTCTTCCCCCGCCGGCTCCAACGGGGCTGCTTAGGGTGGCCAGCGGCTTGCCCCTCCTGCCCCTTGCCCAGCTCAAGTGGGGCTGGGGAGAACTGATGGGGGGAGCTGGGGATCGGGCTTTGGAGGTCAGCAGGGGGCTCACCTTCCCCTCTCTGGCTCAAAGAGGACTTCGGAGGGCAATGGGTGCCTTGCCCTTCTCACCCATCTGCGTCTCAGGAGGGGACAGGGAGGGCAGCAGGCAACTCACCCTTCCCGTCCCTTGCCCGGCTCAAGCGGGTCCGGGGAAGGCGGTGGGTGGCTCGCCC is a genomic window of Eublepharis macularius isolate TG4126 chromosome 1, MPM_Emac_v1.0, whole genome shotgun sequence containing:
- the LOC129325478 gene encoding serum amyloid P-component-like; the protein is MSFIFPEEGDSYVTLKSVQGITLQNFTICLRCFTNLFKQYALFSSATKDQDRDIVIYKRYTGRGEYPQYVVCIGGKEVVFRVPDSFLRWQSSCVTWDSETGVITLWVDGYTLARRVVQKGYFIETNGLVILGKYNFCSPYGSTATFFSGEIKDVYMWNVTISVMDLTMTSWDSQSVSPIINWRDLQFEITGNVTLI